In one Candidatus Aminicenantes bacterium genomic region, the following are encoded:
- a CDS encoding electron transport complex subunit E, with protein sequence MKLWTEFSKGFFKENAVFVLLLGMCPTLAVTGSAINGLGMGLATTAVLVGSNLVISLLKRWIPDKVRIPVFIVVIASFVTIIDLSMAAYVPDLHKALGIFIPLIVVNCVILGRAEAFASKRGVMESLVDGLGMGLGFAFALTLLGSLREILGAGSLFGWSFLPEGSTTILLFILSPGAFITLGFLIALINVMRRRFA encoded by the coding sequence ATGAAATTGTGGACAGAGTTTTCCAAAGGCTTTTTTAAAGAGAACGCCGTGTTCGTTCTTCTGCTGGGCATGTGTCCCACCCTGGCGGTTACCGGTTCGGCCATCAACGGTCTGGGCATGGGCCTGGCAACCACCGCTGTGCTGGTGGGTTCCAACCTGGTGATCTCCCTGCTCAAGCGCTGGATCCCCGACAAGGTACGCATCCCCGTATTCATCGTGGTCATTGCCAGCTTTGTCACCATTATCGATTTGAGCATGGCCGCCTATGTTCCGGACCTGCACAAGGCCCTGGGGATTTTTATCCCGCTGATCGTGGTCAACTGCGTGATCCTCGGCCGCGCCGAAGCTTTCGCCTCCAAACGGGGGGTAATGGAATCTTTGGTCGACGGTCTGGGCATGGGACTTGGTTTTGCCTTTGCCCTTACCCTGCTGGGGTCCCTGCGTGAGATCCTGGGTGCGGGATCGCTTTTCGGTTGGTCCTTCCTGCCCGAAGGCTCCACCACCATCCTGCTGTTTATCCTGTCGCCGGGTGCATTTATCACCCTGGGGTTCCTGATCGCGCTGATCAACGTGATGCGGCGCCGTTTTGCCTGA